ATCATAAGTAAAATCACTTATTAATTGTTCAAATCGCTTCTGTACGAGAGGTGTATTCCATTGCATTGCTGAACACAAATTTTCAGAATACCTTTTTTGCAAAACATCTAAAAAGTCTGTGTAAATAGAATTTATAGAAATAAAATTAGAGAAACGATTAAGCCATAGGAATAGTAGTGCATATTTTAGCTGGCTCCTTCCTAGATATGCATCTTCGTTTGCAAAATGTACATAGGCATCATCTGCAACACGAATAGTACCATTGTCACAAATGAGAAGTCGTGGATGGCGCGTTGGAAAATCTAAGGGAGTTCTCGATGTTAATGAATTTTTGACGGCATTAGCACTAAAAAAATTACTTCCAACATCATAGTCTTTACTTTGGCCTAAACTCTGCGAAAAATTTTTTGTATCAAGAGAAATGGAACTTACAGGATTTGAAATTTGCACAACACGTCCAACAAGTTCAACAAATGTATCTTTATCACTTTTATTTTGTGTATTGCAAAAATGATTTTTAGTTTTTTGAAACTCATCCGTTGCTAAAAAATACTTTATTTCACTAACAAATTGTGTGCCGCCTTGAGATTCTATATCATTTCCAGAATAAAGGGAAGCCATCTTGGAATACAATTTTTTCAAGCTATCTTTCGACAAATACATAATTCTACTTCTCCTTTATTGTTTCAGTCAATGTTTTCGCGACAACCCAACCGAGTATCGGCGGAACTGCATTCCCAATAACTTTATACCTTGATTGCAAAGGGATTTTGCTAAAGTCAAAATTGTCAGGGAAAGACTGAATTCTTGCGATTTCACGGACGGTAAAACGTCTGTTTTCAATCGGATGAGTTATCCCACAGTTTTCTGGCTGAGACGAAGCCGTAATCGTTCCATTGATTTCGCCAAAAGCAAATCTTCTAAAAAATTTTGGGGAATGGTATTTCTTGGGATTGTCATAAATTTTCTTAAAGCGAGGCGTCAATTCCTCTGGAGGAATATCCTTCCATGATTTCCCTTCGCGATAACTTTCTGGCATCTTATCATACTCAAAATCTTTCTTGAAATAATTCAAAGCTTTTGCCCCATGTGCACATGGGCCTATTTTCTCAATCATGTTTTGAGTGGCTTTTGTATATTCCCAAAAGTCTTCTTTAGGGACATCCTTCAAGATAGAACCAAGAAGTAACTTTTCTTGTTTGCCAAAAGATTCCGATGGGATGTTTTCTTTTTGGACAAGTTCTTTTAGCTTTTCGAAATCAAACGAGCCTATTTTCTTATCAACACCAACAATCAATACACGGTATCTTTTTTGCGGAACTCCGTAATCACTCGCACAAACTAATTGCATCGAAACGTTATAACCGAGTTTTTCCATTCGAGCCTTAATTTCATTTGGCACAGTTGTTTTTCCGTCAGGCATTTTAGACGAAAGGATTCCTCGAACATTTTCGAATAAAAATGCTTTGGGCTTTTTCTTTTGAGAAATCTTATACTTTAAGATTCGTTCACATTCCTCAAACAATGTACCACGGCCATTTTTATCGTTTACGCCTTTACGGTTTCCAGCATTGGAAAATGGTTGGCACGGAAATCCAGCGATCATGACATCGAAGTCGGGAAATTCTTGGTCCTCAATTTCTCGAACATCCTTACATATTGATTTTGCAGAATCTTTCACAAGCAAAGCATTGCTGTTATAACAGTTGACAGCATCAGGATCAAAATCATTTGCGAAAACGACATCGGTATCAAGACGTTCATAATCCTTTCCAGAAAAAGAGAACCCGCCTAGAAAACCCAAGTCTAATCCACCACATCCAGAAAATAAGGACAGAACTTTTATTTTCTTTTGCGTTTGCTTCTTCGATGTCGGCACTTTTCGCTCCATTTTGAAAGTGAACGAGTACACTCTCGCGGGAGCGGTTCTGGCCGATTCGCGTGGCCGGAGTGCGGGCAAAAAGAAACGGCGGGGAGCCGACTCACTCCTCGCCTAAAAGCGCGACATTTTCAAAAGAATACAATACACCCGCATAATCTTGCAATGGATTGCTTCACCCTTTTAGGGTTCGCAATGACGTTGCAAAACAATCCCAGGCGGATACAATACGCCCAGGGTACACTACGCCCATGCGATCCACGGGCGGTGGCGAGTCATTGTCTTATTCTCGTTGCTGAAAGTGTCGAAGTTCCAAGTAGAGGACAAGAGCTAAACTCAGCGAGTTCACCCCTGTTCTGCACTTGTCCAGTATTTTTTGGATACAAAAAAGGCGTGGAGTTGAATGCATTTATCTACCTGAGGCCTTCGACTGCCCGCAACGAATAAACGCAAACAACTCACGCCCCAAAAGGTCGTGCGGCATAAACAAATACAAATTTGCTATGTAGCCAAACGATGCGGCAGGCGGTGACCTGTCGCAGACGTGAGCGTCCGTCTTGTTCTCGTTGCAGAAATTGTCGAAGTTTCAAGTAGAGAACAAGAGAAAACTCTATTTTACGGGTGAAATATAGTTTTTTTGGAATGGCAAAAGATGACACCAACCCCATCCAAGGAAAAAAATGCGTTTTTTTTGATTTATTCTTGACAAACACTCTTTGATGGATTATATTTTAGTGAACAAATGTTCTAGTGCTCAAAATTTCAAAACATTGCGGTTTTTACGCTTGTACGCAAGGAGGTAACGATGAAAATAAAAGTTATGGATGCAGAAATTTCTGTGCAAAAAGTCGGTAACGAGGATTACATTTCGCTGACCGATATGCTCAAGGCTAAAGACGGGGATTTCTTTATAACAGATTGGTTGAGAAACCGTAATACGCTAGAATATATTGGGATTTGGGAAAAAGTCTACAATCCAAATTTTAATTATGGCGAATTCGCCACAATTAAAGATCGATCAGGTCTCAACAGCTTTAAAATCAGCGTTAAAGAATTTCAGGCTAGAACTAATGCCGTTTCTTTAGTTGCCAAAGCCGGCCGATATGGTGGGACCTACGCACATAAAGATATTGCATTTGAATTTGCAATGTGGATTAGTGCAGAATTCAAAATATACATGGTTAAAGAGTTTCAGCGTCTTAAATCTGCCGAGCAGGCTCAACTAGGCTGGTCCGTGCGTCGCGAACTGTCGAAAATCAACTACCATATTCATACGGACGCAATCAAGCAGAATTTAATTCCGGCTACACTTACAAAACAGCAGATAAGTA
This region of Fibrobacter succinogenes genomic DNA includes:
- a CDS encoding KilA-N domain-containing protein — its product is MKIKVMDAEISVQKVGNEDYISLTDMLKAKDGDFFITDWLRNRNTLEYIGIWEKVYNPNFNYGEFATIKDRSGLNSFKISVKEFQARTNAVSLVAKAGRYGGTYAHKDIAFEFAMWISAEFKIYMVKEFQRLKSAEQAQLGWSVRRELSKINYHIHTDAIKQNLIPATLTKQQISMIYANEADVLNVALFGFTAKEWRDAHTDLQGNVRDYATVNQLICLSNMESLNSVLIKEGLPQPERLQKLNQIAISQMTVLESISENKLLK
- a CDS encoding DNA cytosine methyltransferase translates to MPTSKKQTQKKIKVLSLFSGCGGLDLGFLGGFSFSGKDYERLDTDVVFANDFDPDAVNCYNSNALLVKDSAKSICKDVREIEDQEFPDFDVMIAGFPCQPFSNAGNRKGVNDKNGRGTLFEECERILKYKISQKKKPKAFLFENVRGILSSKMPDGKTTVPNEIKARMEKLGYNVSMQLVCASDYGVPQKRYRVLIVGVDKKIGSFDFEKLKELVQKENIPSESFGKQEKLLLGSILKDVPKEDFWEYTKATQNMIEKIGPCAHGAKALNYFKKDFEYDKMPESYREGKSWKDIPPEELTPRFKKIYDNPKKYHSPKFFRRFAFGEINGTITASSQPENCGITHPIENRRFTVREIARIQSFPDNFDFSKIPLQSRYKVIGNAVPPILGWVVAKTLTETIKEK